The sequence below is a genomic window from Mercenaria mercenaria strain notata chromosome 14, MADL_Memer_1, whole genome shotgun sequence.
AATTATGTAGAATCTTGGTCAATGATTGTTAAAGCATATTGTACAATGTAAAATACGTTTGAACTTTCTAatatagaaaaatgaaatatcattataGAATTTTGCCCAATGATAGTTGTAGTATCACAGTCACctttaacataaacatataaacattctgaGACTCATGTTCGTAAAAAGacacaaactttcaaaatatcttaattagATAAGGTAAAAAAGGTAAGGGAAAATTTGGGGAAAGTGGtagatcattttatttttgacattgATAACTTGACAAATACTGCAAGCTTAACAAGATCTGTTTTAACATGGCTTgtaaaaagtttttcaaaattaaacaaaaatgtggaCGAGTTGACTGTGgaacgagttgactaggggacgagttgacttgataccgaAGCAAGCGCTTACAGGACTGAATGATTTCATTGAAGCCACCAAGCGTTTTGGTTCACGTGGTCCGAGAAATTTTCTCGCGTAACCACTTTAAAACATAGACATATACATAATTCATAAACATACCTGAGTGTTATTACCTGAGAGCTCCTACCGGAAGTAGACGATACCGACGAAGCGATCAATCGGCCAAGTTTTAGGCTGTGAATGTGGTGACCCAGAATCAGTAGAACATTACCTTCTGGAATGCCCAATTATTGAGAATCACAGAgagataatgaaaacaaatttgcaTCTCAGAACTGGTATATGTAATCTGGATCTCAAATTGTTACTTAGTTCAGGAGAAAACGACCCATGGAAAGACATAAGACCCGTTATATTAGACGAACTTACCCAATATATTGATAGGTCAAAGAGGTTTGTTAAATCAGTTCTGGCCGATAACACAACCGGACTCCATATAAATGcttaaatgtaaaaatttaatttcaaaacactaCCTGAGAGACATTTACATTGTAAGACATATTTACCGGAGATCGAGACGACAACGATGAGTTATTGCGGCCGGAagggtagagaacaccaattgttttcccatagacttccattataacattatggcgtgtacggccttccatatatcgaaacatgtatatccaatcacatttttttcaagaactatcttagttccaccaaaatattggacgaaaaacatatgaatagtgatactttatttaagtaattttcgtgtgaatgagatgaccccatgtttacatcgttgtcatggcgggagaaattcatttgatgaaactttttttcaatacacataaaatgtagcaaattttgtcaaaatgtataatgaaatactgtaaatgcagtaaaaacattccattttgaaaaaaaataatcacttcttgagtttgtttacatgactgaccaatcagaacgcacagatgctaccttattcccaggtatacacttacctcattccaaGTAAGTCCCCTGTactttttttgaattggtggtctctgacctatagatgaatgtatcGTTTCACTTTTTcccattttacagttttattgttaATTACAATCCAATAcaattgtttcacaaagtttcatcaagaaatgttcagttttaagaaagatatagaCAGTTTACTAAGGTCACCCCCTGTTGATTTACAGGCCCAGATTCAGACACTGCCGTcatttaattgcattttttcgCGAAAATTTAAGTTATTGGCATAGGATTTTgtttggaagctgaaatatgattcattccgtaagaaatagaaataaagtctacCAATTTTGATCATTCTCCGACATTATAAGACATAAAAACGAGCCTTTCTGGTCCAAAtcctcagataaaaatgggcacacctgtcaaacaaagaggccaaaatttaaaaaatattcaaaattcacGCTTACTTTtgtacgaaaacgtctttctacatcatctGCAACAGATTTGTGACCATTAATATTACCTGTGATCGCTTCCGACAAAAGTCACgttttagctctaatatagggtagagaacaccaattgttttcccatagacttccattataacattatggcgtgtacggccttccatatatcgaaacatgtatatccaatcacatttttttcaagaactatcttagttccaccaaaatactggacgaaaaacatatgaatagcgatactttatttaagtaattatcgtgtgaatgagatgaccccatgtttacatcgttgtcatggcgggaaaaattcatttgatgaaactttttttcaatacacataaaatgtagcaaattttgtcaaaatgtataatgaaatactgtaaatgcagtaaaaacattccattttgaaaaaaataatcacttcttgagtttgtttacatgactgaccaatcagaacgcacagatgctaccttattcccaggtatacacttacctcattcccagtaagtcccctgtacttttttgaattggtggtctctgaccggAAGGCttcgaaaatcaagatcaagCTCAACTGATGTAGACAACAGAACAGCAGTGGCTTTTACAGATGGTTCCTGCAGAGGAAATCCAGGTCCCTGTGGTGCTGGAGCTTGCATCCTTCTTCCAAACACAGAGTTAGTTGAACTGAAACAACCGGTATCAAAATTATCATCCATCCTTGTAGGTGAAATGGTGGCTATCAAGATAACACTTAAAACAATTCTAGAAGAGTGTAAGAGATTACAaatcaaaaagttaaaaatattaagtGACAGTCAGTCTGCTATAGGCATTATTAATCTTGGATGGGAGAATAAAACACACAAATTCTTGTCATCAGAAATACTCCAACTGTGGAAAGATCTAGAAATGGCTGGAGTAGACATCCACCTTGATTGGACCCCAGGACATGCTGGTATCAGTGTGAATGAGAAAGCAGACAGACTGGCCAAAGAGGCAGCTACAGAGGCAGAAAGCATGACAGATGATGAGGTAGTTACAAGTCAAGCAGATCTCTGTCATGCCGCTAGAGAGTCGGTACGTATGAAATGGCAAAGAAGATGGGATATCAGTGAGAATGGACGACATTTATATCAATTCAGGCAAGAAGTTAAACCCAAGTACATCAATTTTCAAGGATTGAAGAATCAAAAAATATTGCTCCAGCTGCAGAGTGGATATTGCCTTAACGAATACCAAAATAAAATAGGAAATAAAGACACGCCATTCTGCAGATGTGGAGAAGCAGAGACTGTGATACACTTTATAGACGAGTGTCCCATATATGAAGTCCATAGAGAAAGGTTAAAGCAGGAGTTATTCCTTAACATGGGTATCAGGGACTTCAGCGCTGAACTTTTTCTTGTAAATACAGCAGAGGATCCCTACAAAGAACACAGGGAAAACTTGTCAGCTATAATTGATGACTTCATTGAAGCATCCAAAAGATTTGTTTAagcctttttataaaatgaaaacaaccgAATTTCGCAAAACATTATACCATGAGTTTATAAGAGTACATACTAGAGAAGAAAACGTACAACGTGTACGGTATATACCGGAGAGACAGCACGGCCATTAAAaggctttgacgaaacgaaacgaaACACACAAAAGTATGAAAAGTATACATCCCCTCTTGGTAGAATGGTAGTCCAGATAGATGACATGGGGTCTCTTACAGAAATAAACCTCAAATCAATTGAACCAGAATTCTCATACTTGGAGTACCTTCAACCAACAAGATCTAGACCAGAGTACTGGAACAACATGGGCTCCTCCAAGTCAAGAAGcaacccagtaaacacctgacgtcgtaccgacgttggttagacgttggattttggtcgcgacgtcggagacctgaatccaacgtctaaccaacgtcatatccacgacgtctaatagacgtcagacttagacgtctagaagacgttggaattaggttggatagaaagtctgataaatgtttttagttataaaactaactggtataattttgctagtatagtataagatatttacttgttttcataaaggcctggacatgcgcttagtaataatagttcattctcacaacaaacattatattaattatgttacaatatcgcatgagattgtctattttcggagacggatttttttcacgaactttaaactgttcaagataaaaatgcattctaatcacatgtataaattattctaaattcacatagatcttctcttctacacatgttgtctattagtcacacattcgcgagataagcctgcatcggtttacacagtcttcctgtaatttgatatttattgggataagatagagcaagtttataaatactttacacaaagggaaggatccgcaacgtgagtaacagatttttaaaaattatacttattttaaaagttatactgatttatattccgtattttttttttttttaaaaaatgacttatttttgtttgttactttaaaaagcaatttcatttaattacattttacgaagttatagatttttttttcatagaatttaaaatattacatatttgttggcacgtattaattatgctcttagtaatagcactagtatatttgtatatatgttaaataatgaaactgtcaaattttatacatttcaggtggaaatgttggcggagttgaagaatcatacaaaaatgacgaaacttgaaagtttcaattactgcattactttttggacttattgtattagacttacgtcgccataatatgaaataaagatcataaaatacatgtgttgattacttgtttgattgcaaattacgttgaaaatttggtcagattttggttgaaaagtggttagatttaggttggaaaatggtcggattgcgacgtctagccaacgtcaggatccgacgtctaaacggtttgcaaatccaaccaaaatccaacgttaatccgacgtcggggtccgacgtctatacgacgtctaaccgacgtcaaatgcctactgggaaACAACAGGAAGATGAGGCAAAGGCACTGATAACCGCTGTGATAGAAGATACTGATGACAAGTCAATTGTAGCATTTACAGATGGCTCATGTAGGGGCAACCCTGGACCCTGTGGCTCTGGAGCCTTTGTTTTCCTGCCATATGGGGAGACCATAGAGCTGAAACAGCCAGTTTCCAAACACTCTTCAATTCTTGTTGGTGAACTGGTTGCAATTAAGATTACGCTGGTCCTTGTCACAGAGGAAATAAAAAAGCGGCAAATCAAAAAAGTAAAGATCCTGAGTGATAGTCAGTCGGCAGTGGGAATCCTGTCGCTAGGCTGGGAGAACAATGCATATCCCCACCTTTGCTCCGAAATACGTCAACTATGGAGACAAGTGGAAGAAACTGGCTGCAAAATAGACCTCCAGTGGACACCAGGGCATGCTAACATACATGGGAATGACAAAGCTGACACCCTTGCTAAAGAAGCGGCCAAGGAGGCTGAAGACATGGAGGCAGAGGAGTTTGATCAGCCAACCAGTCAGACAGAAATACGTGCTGCAGCATCGCTGGCTACCTGTGACAAATGGCAACGCAGATGGGAAATTTCAGAAAGTGGGCGAACTCTCTTCCAGTATCAACAGAAAGTCAAGCGTAACAAGGTAAACTTTGATGGCCTACCGCATCAAAGAAGCATATTGGCACTACAGAGTGGTTACTGCTTGAAGACTACA
It includes:
- the LOC128548130 gene encoding ribonuclease H-like; translated protein: MPTGKQQEDEAKALITAVIEDTDDKSIVAFTDGSCRGNPGPCGSGAFVFLPYGETIELKQPVSKHSSILVGELVAIKITLVLVTEEIKKRQIKKVKILSDSQSAVGILSLGWENNAYPHLCSEIRQLWRQVEETGCKIDLQWTPGHANIHGNDKADTLAKEAAKEAEDMEAEEFDQPTSQTEIRAAASLATCDKWQRRWEISESGRTLFQYQQKVKRNKVNFDGLPHQRSILALQSGYCLKTTITKLV